The Gadus chalcogrammus isolate NIFS_2021 chromosome 16, NIFS_Gcha_1.0, whole genome shotgun sequence DNA window ATCGTAGAGGGACACAAAGGACAATGTGAAGCAATACCAAGTGTGATGTGCtagtcctggcacttaatgtacgcacttattgtatgttgtacgttgttagttaaaaataaaaatagtacttagaaTTGTGTAGTATCTTATCCTATccatctctgttgtatacggggaatgggttaacctaactattgtttgtgcttggcacttggttctatgaacattcttactgaaccgacagcgatatattgtttctctgtcttctaacaaatgtacttattgtaagtcgctttgaatataagtgtctgctaaatgccctaaacatAAATGTTAGGGTAGTGTAACTTGTGCAGGAGCTGTTGACGTACCCAAGTTAGTGAAGGCTTTCTTCAGTTCTTGACCGTACTCCAGTTTGAGCTTTGGAAGGGTGACTTTTACATCCTGTTCTTGAGGCAGACGAGAGTAGACTTCTGAGAGGCTGAGCGTTTCGGCCAGCCTCGACACATTCACCTGTCCAGAGGTCGGCAGCACTAGGATCAGACTCCTACGCTTCTGGAATCTCAAGCGGGCCACCTGTGCAGGcattaagaaaaaacacaattagCACAGTGACACACGGATAACattaaacatttgaataaaacgTCATTATGCATTTGAAGTGTAAACTTCACTTACGAATAACCATGCTCTACGGCTGAATCCCATTTGTGAccaccaacaaaaaaaacatcaaatgaGATGAAGAAAGGATGCTTACGTGGGCTTCCATGATTGGATCTACATAAACACTCATGGGGTGTTTGGGACCCTCCATCATCTCCACGTCCACCAGCTGGTTGTCGTTCAGGTAGAACACCCCTTTTGAGGTCAATTGGGGGTCAAAGCGGGCAATCCATTCCCCTGGGAGATGGAAGGAGGACCACATCCTTAAGTAGCTTTACCGAAACAAGAATTTGGTCGGTGGTCGCAATATACTGCATTTTGCGATGCTGCGCATTTTAAACACCACTTAAGATATAAAGTGATGATCTGTAGTGCTAACAGTAATTATTTTGCACCATGAAGACTGTGGtgtctgatacacacacacacacacacacacacacacacacacacacacacacacacacacacacacacacacacacacacacacacacacacacacacacacacacacacacacacacacacacactcctctttgTCTGATTAAagggaaaaaaacatgttgaaaCAATTTCAGGAATTTGTATTAACACTGTATTAGGCAAAAacaaccgtaaaaaaaaaagagagatttAGTTATATACCTTTAAAGTGGACAGCATTAATGAGCATCAGTAGCAGTTGGGGAGGTAACGAAGTGAGGAACTCAGGGACTTTCCCCTTGGTTGCTTGCTCCACCCATGAGTTGACCTGCTGCAATCCCTCAAGGGCCACTGGCTTCGACCCATAGAACCGCTGAGAGTCCTCAGCGAACTTCTGCTTAAGCTCCAGCCCTGAAACACGtacaacacaaacattcacGGCGATTCTTACAATCTCTCAAAGCCCTTTAAGCTCCCCTGGCCTATGACAAAATATGTCTCAACTATGAAATTGAGCCTACCAAATTGACTTGACTGAATACACGCCAAACATTGGAAATTAATTGCGGAACATTAACTTTAAAAAAGAACTCATGGCAATACAAGAACTTTTCATACAAATGGCCTGTGATGAAGTCTGTGTAAACAATGAAATTAAGAGATGTTATGTTTtaagtcctggcacttaatgtacgcacttatagTATGTCGTACTTAGTTATATTACTTGTGttttgtagcatcttatcctagctatctttgttgtatccGGGGAAAGGGTTAACCTTACTATACCGACAGCAATGTatagttgtttctctttcttctgacaaatgtacttattgtaagtcgctttggataaaagcctctgccAAACGcccaaatataaatgtaaaatgtgaatGTAAGAGATCACTACTACTCAAGAGGAGCTTATTTTGTCCTCTGAATTGTGAATGAACTCGTGAATTCAGAAGGCCGGCCAGTCTCCGCAGTGACCTTGGGCCAGGAAGATGCGTGTGGCGATTTGCAGATCATCGCTTTTGAGCTGCTCCAGAGCTTTATGCAGAGTCTCGTGGTAACAGGACAGGTTGTTTCCATGGAGATAATTCATGAGAAGCCCCTCCGTCTCATTGACTGCTCCTATGAGTGAAAaagaacccccacacacacacacacacacacacacacacacacacacacacacacacacacacacacacacacacacacacacacacacacacacacacacacacacacacacacacacacacacaggtgtcaaAATCCTGCCAAATCTGTCGACATCTGCCCCATCTTCAAGATTTGCTTGCGGAACACAATGCAGTAGCTTCCAGAATCAGCCTCTGACACACGATGTGAACAGATCTACACACCATAGAAACAACAGATAATCAGACGTGAACGTGCGCAGGCTTCAGAGGGATGCTGCTTACCCAGAGCCAGCTGGGAGAGAGCTAATGATATGCTGAGTGGGGATATGATCACATTGGGCTCTGCCTCTGTCGGCTCCAACTTCGCCAGGAGCTTCAGGCCACTCTTCTGCAGGGCTCTGGCGATTAGCCCAAGGGAACGCCGGCTTTTGCCCACCGACTCACAAGAGCCGTCTAGATCTTCTTCTGAGACCGTCTCTTTCTCGTCGTCGGTGTCGGTGGACGCAGATGAAAGTGCTGTTGTACCTTCAGCCGTTGTTTCTAGTGTTCTGTCGGGCTGTGCTTCTGTGGTATTTTCAGCTGTGGTCTGAGAGCAAAGTATACGGGAATGAATTGAAAGCAGTGaaatctttatttgtcattaaGATTATGATTTTTGAAGGGTGATGGGAAATCATAACACGTTGGAGATGAAGCCTCTAACCTCTACAGGTTTGCTGCGGATTAGAGGGATGAGAGGCATCGCGCTTGGCCCTGTCTCATTCTGTTAGAAGGGGAATCCAGCGTTAAAACTCGGGGCGGCAAAAACTACAGGAAATGTAGTGAAGCACTGAAATCCCAGTATTCGTTAAAGTATGAAGTATTTGTCATATTAAGATATTAAAGTATACAGGAAATGTAGTGAAGCACTGAAATCCCAGTAATTGTCAAAGTATGAAGTATTTGTCATATTAAGATATTAAAGTATAGAGGAAATGTAGTGAAGCACTAAAATTCCAGTATTTGTATGCATGAAGAGTAGACATGATTGACATATTTGAAGAGTGATGGGTAAACATAACAAGTCAAGAGGAGTTCAAGCCACTCACCTGTAGAGGATCGCTGGGCAGTAGAGGGCCGAGAGGCATAACCTCTGCCACCTCGGCATTCTGTAAGAAGGGGAATCCGGcgttaaagctagggtaggccaCATAGTTATGAAGCATTTTTGTGGAAATTAACTTTACATCAACTCTTTACAACGATCATTTCCATCATTCCCAAATGAAATGGCTGAATGGCTAACCTGTCCGTCTACCTACCTGACCGGCTACCTGCACACATTCTGCCCATGCACTTCATGACCAGATGACCAGAGTACAACACAATGCTAGGCATCCTATTTTTAACAAAGTTAACTGTTCAACAGTACAACAGTCTAGTGTCTCAGGTTTGTACCAACGATGTGTCATGGAATTATCTGTACATGATACTGAGTGATCAATTAATTGGAATTGAGCACAGCTTACTAGCTAGTCacatgttttgggggagtggcgtTGCAGGGAGGCTTGAAGGGAGGGCTGGGACTTTTTCAGTTGGAGTCTTTCAAAATCAATtgtaagggttagggctagcTTTCTTTGGCTGCTTTATCCAAATCGGCTCAAATTCGAACCATCGTATCATAAACAAAAAAGATCTTTGGAAGGATTGTGCTACTTACTGAGATTCCCTTGCTGCCAAGACATAACAACAGGAGTGCCAGAAGTATGTCCATGTCCTTACAGTGTCTAGAGTCGAGGAAAAATAACCAAGTTGTGAAATACTTGTTTATTCCTCACATTTTTCACAAAAAACACACTTTCAATGAACCACAGACATAACATCACTATATTCtggcaacccggcccgggcCAATTAAGGATATGCAGAGGAataggtggagaagcagggcttaaatagcctgcttctccactcattcggggcactcccagccctggagctcctgcacggagagaccggtcctcgtgggtgacgggattccacccacggataggaccatcgattcctcccaggtttttTTCGTGGTTGTATTATTTTCAGTATGAGACttgtttgattttggattaaacatgcctttttggctTTTGCCCAGCAAAGTTGTGTCCTGTTTTGGGAGGTGGTGGTTCGCTCACCTTGCCGGGTTAACACAATATATAATATGTTAATATTATCAACATGAACAGATATTGGTTAATCCCAAAATAACACCTGGTAGTAGCGTTGTGTagaaacatatttataatttgcaaTGAAAAGTATACAATTAAAACTGGAGTAGCTACAAAAAGCTAAAgtctaaaaaaagaaaagagagagatttgCTACAGGAATCACAAAGACAGAAATATTCTTTTTGCAATGACTGTCAAGACTGCTTTCCCTAAGGTTCTATGCAGCTGTTAGCAGAATTTCTTATTTTGTACAAATTGTA harbors:
- the serpinf2b gene encoding serpin peptidase inhibitor, clade F (alpha-2 antiplasmin, pigment epithelium derived factor), member 2b isoform X1, with translation MDILLALLLLCLGSKGISNAEVAEVMPLGPLLPSDPLQNETGPSAMPLIPLIRSKPVETTAENTTEAQPDRTLETTAEGTTALSSASTDTDDEKETVSEEDLDGSCESVGKSRRSLGLIARALQKSGLKLLAKLEPTEAEPNVIISPLSISLALSQLALGAVNETEGLLMNYLHGNNLSCYHETLHKALEQLKSDDLQIATRIFLAQGLELKQKFAEDSQRFYGSKPVALEGLQQVNSWVEQATKGKVPEFLTSLPPQLLLMLINAVHFKGEWIARFDPQLTSKGVFYLNDNQLVDVEMMEGPKHPMSVYVDPIMEAHVARLRFQKRRSLILVLPTSGQVNVSRLAETLSLSEVYSRLPQEQDVKVTLPKLKLEYGQELKKAFTNLDLGLIFSKPDLSGIAEGSLIVTSVKHKSSMELNEEGAEAAAATAVIISRMSTPIFSVDRPFFFSLVDDKTKVPIMMGVVNNPNPGAPTVRRPEPGSKDKEGYPVDKSEVSSKGLPPK
- the serpinf2b gene encoding serpin peptidase inhibitor, clade F (alpha-2 antiplasmin, pigment epithelium derived factor), member 2b isoform X2, which produces MPLGPLLPSDPLQNETGPSAMPLIPLIRSKPVETTAENTTEAQPDRTLETTAEGTTALSSASTDTDDEKETVSEEDLDGSCESVGKSRRSLGLIARALQKSGLKLLAKLEPTEAEPNVIISPLSISLALSQLALGAVNETEGLLMNYLHGNNLSCYHETLHKALEQLKSDDLQIATRIFLAQGLELKQKFAEDSQRFYGSKPVALEGLQQVNSWVEQATKGKVPEFLTSLPPQLLLMLINAVHFKGEWIARFDPQLTSKGVFYLNDNQLVDVEMMEGPKHPMSVYVDPIMEAHVARLRFQKRRSLILVLPTSGQVNVSRLAETLSLSEVYSRLPQEQDVKVTLPKLKLEYGQELKKAFTNLDLGLIFSKPDLSGIAEGSLIVTSVKHKSSMELNEEGAEAAAATAVIISRMSTPIFSVDRPFFFSLVDDKTKVPIMMGVVNNPNPGAPTVRRPEPGSKDKEGYPVDKSEVSSKGLPPK